A genomic segment from Zerene cesonia ecotype Mississippi chromosome 5, Zerene_cesonia_1.1, whole genome shotgun sequence encodes:
- the LOC119840097 gene encoding X-ray repair cross-complementing protein 5-like — protein MAPTKIDHGTLIILDIGRNVSKTEGKGEKSFFENARECTARIIERKIISQGKNYLGIILLGSKKSTGDFKYIEVFSELQQPTWQMIRNLPDQPTKAKGNWFDAIVVAANHYMNDVSGVKIMNKKIILLTNFEAASHIDREDIEKVLVGFKESGLEIDVFGPDIYSEDNKNEDLEFARELVFGTNGTTTTFDFIMKYLLFHKKKVVNPIPWNVDLSIGPNIKIPVSAYIRLKDEPVVKKWLVSVKDPVTNTASTTEGVMKNKVFVNSENQNVVDHSEVIKGYCYGQEIIPFSDCDKSMLYESGPKSLAVYGFTQESNVSWQCLNGDGLSYVFGQKNDKKAQNAIRCLAECLHELKLVGIVRRVYNNGNAPKMYALMPVIDPNFICLSMVGICFKEDIKSIAFPPLNLKKFSTTDEQVDAFKELIKAMDLTKAYDEEEFDDTEAFPIAECVSPSAQYVLDCIAFRAMNPGKPLPPPRDDIMMLFKVPPLIEKRSRDPLEKLKSLFELRKVEVKTKKKQINPGLDIDNGTKLENNADMDDMPKIHLDLINKPHKVINVGTINPIDDFNTLKNEGKPLQDLYKEMSEAIESMVFSNFDGNYDNAFKAMLHYRTECAKSDPSYYNNWLRDFKMELNDRKKNNIVNMFSEQKVNFILKEENEKSTFENADEDSQLYEMETMPTLTEVSINSEINDMFDEM, from the exons ATGGCGCCAACAAAAATTGATCATGGTACATTAATTATTCTCGACATCGGCAGAAATGTTTCAAAAACGGAGGGAAAAGgtgaaaaaagtttttttgaaaatgCAAGAGAATGCACCGCTCGTATTATTGAACGTAAAATAATCAGCCAAGGAAAAAATTACcttggtattatattattaggttCTAAGAAAAGTACTGGggattttaaatacatagaaGTATTTTCTGAACTTCAACAACCAACTTGGCAAATGATACGAAATCTCCCTGATCAg CCAACAAAAGCTAAAGGCAACTGGTTCGATGCTATTGTAGTGGCAGCCAATCACTACATGAATGATGTGAGTGGTGTCaaaataatgaacaaaaaaattattctgttGACAAACTTTGAAGCTGCGTCACATATTGACAGAGAAGACATAGAGAAG GTCTTGGTTGGCTTCAAAGAATCAGGCTTAGAAATTGATGTTTTTGGTCCAGATATTTATTcagaagataataaaaatgaagacCTGGAGTTTGCTAGAGAATTAGTTTTTGGAACAAATGGAACTACGACAACTTTCGATTTTatcatgaaatatttgttattccacAAAAAGAAAGTTGTAAACCCAATACCTTGGAATGTTGATCTTAGCATCGGCCCCAATATCAAAATACCTGTATCAGCATATATAAGGCTTAAAGACGAACCTGTTGTTAAGAAGTGGTTAGTGAGTGTTAAAGACCCTGTGACAAATACAGCTAGCACTACAGAGGgtgtaatgaaaaataaagtatttgtcAATTCTGAGAACCAAAATGTAGTAGACCACTCTGAAGTAATAAAGGGATATTGTTATGGCCAAGAAATAATACCCTTCTCCGATTGTGATAAAAGTATGCTTTATGAATCAGGTCCAAAGTCACTTGCGGTGTATGGTTTCACGCAAGAAAGTAATGTATCATGGCAATGTTTAAATGGTGATGGCTTATCATATGTTTTCGGTCAAAAAAATGATAAGAAAGCTCAAAATGCAATCAGGTGCCTTGCCGAGTGTCTACATGAACTAAAACTAGTTGGTATTGTGAGAAGGGTATACAATAACGGAAATGCACCCAAGATGTATGCTCTGATGCCTGTCATAGATCCCAACTTTATATGCTTATCAATGGTTGGAATTTGTTTCAAGGAAGATATAAAAAGCATAGCTTTTCCACCACTTAATCTGAAAAAGTTTTCTACCACGGATGAGCAAGTTGATGCTTTTAAAGAACTAATCAAAGCAATGGATCTGACTAAAGCTTATGATGAAGAGGAATTTGATGACACTGAAGCATTTCCTATTGCAGAATGTGTGAGCCCATCAGCACAATATGTACTTGATTGCATTGCCTTTAGAGCAATGAATCCAGGTAAACCTTTGCCTCCACCCAGAGATGACATAATGATGTTATTCAAAGTACCACCATTAATTGAGAAAAGATCAAGAGATCCATTAGAAAAACTTAAAAGCCTATTTGAGTTGAGGAAAGTtgaagtaaaaacaaaaaaaaaacaaattaatccTGGATTGGATATTGATAATGGTACAAAGTTAGAAAATAATGCTGACATGGATGACATGCCAAAAATTCATTTAGATCTTATCAATAAACCACACAAAGTTATAAACGTTGGAACAATTAATCCTATAGATGATTTCAACACTTTGAAAAATGAAGGTAAACCTTTGCAGGACCTATACAAAGAAATGTCTGAAGCTATAGAAAGTATGGTTTTTAGCAACTTTGATGGAAATTATGATAACGCCTTCAAAGCAATGCTGCACTACAGAACAGAATGTGCTAAATCAGATCCTTCATACTACAATAACTGGCTCAGAGATTTTAAAATGGAACTTAATGACAggaaaaagaataatattgtgaatatGTTCAGTGAACAGAAagttaatttcattttgaaaGAAGAAAATGAGAAAAGCACTTTTGAAAATGCTGATGAAGATAGTCAGTTATATGAGATGGAAACTATGCCTACACTTACCGAAGTCAGTATTAATTCAGAGATAAATGATATGTTTGATGAAATGTAG
- the LOC119839925 gene encoding uncharacterized protein LOC119839925 produces the protein MAWDLTLDFEYVVTKKAPPRMCFGTTLDREVLPTKGPNLSPFMRRNAGEVRKNLGPGTYENDRDAFYDLTHRIYSKLYYGPKSPRWTVKHEYQPPPKEPSPEKPIPKNCAPFNSTSKRKGLFKANDYPAACDYYPIYKKKEMKFAYSFSGKKVLKCAVEIKCVPYNLDACGVCGCSCSAQGDYWQYENRIFLCRKHYTRLFKHCLSKFQGAKLAEFKSIRDCFFAHAHNSCKAALKIMTVEEIEKKLRKEAYLDLYFPQRRYCNN, from the exons ATGGCCTGGGATTTAACATTAG attttgaataCGTCGTAACAAAAAAGGCACCACCCCGAATGTGTTTTGGTACTACCCTGGACCGAGAAGTCCTACCAACAAAAGGGCCAAATTTAAGTCCATTTATGAGAAGAAATGCGGGAGAGGTTCGGAAAAATTTAGGTCCGGGAACTTATGAAAATGATCGTGATGCTTTCTATGACCTTACTCACAgg atttataGCAAACTGTACTACGGTCCAAAATCACCCCGTTGGACAGTTAAGCACGAATATCAACCGCCGCCGAAAGAGCCGAGCCCGGAAAAGCCAATACCGAAAAATTGTGCTCCATTTAATTCCACATCGAAGAGAAAAGGACTATTTAAGGCCAATGATTATCCTGC AGCCTGCGATTACTACCCAATATACAAGAAGAAGGAAATGAAATTTGCATACAGCTTCTCAGGAAAGAAGGTTTTGAAATGTGCTGTTGAG ATAAAATGCGTTCCGTATAATTTGGATGCATGTGGAGTCTGCGGCTGTTCTTGTTCCGCTCAAGGGGATTATTGGCAAtatgaaaatagaatattcCTCTGCAGAAAACACTATACgagattatttaaacattgtcTTTCCAAATTTCAAGGAGCTAAACTAGCTGAGTTTAAG TCAATACGAGATTGTTTCTTCGCACACGCACATAATAGCTGCAAAGctgcattaaaaattatgactgTTGAAGAGATTGAGAAGAAACTGAGAAAAGAAGCTTATctagatttatattttccacAACGTCGTTATTGTAACAATTAG